Within Coffea arabica cultivar ET-39 chromosome 4e, Coffea Arabica ET-39 HiFi, whole genome shotgun sequence, the genomic segment AAATGAGAAGTATATTAATTATGTGGATTTTGAAATAGACTTCGAGTGAAAAGATTTGTACATGAGTGTTTTAAAAGATTCATGGCGCTTTTCAAGGAAGATAATATTGGTATATGTTCctgtttgcatatcatgatttATCAATCTTTTAGAGAGCATGCCATCGTATATTGGTTTTACAACGCTTTGGACTATTGGACAATTGTCCTAAAACTTTTTGGCTATAATTTTATTAGCAAGCATGTTCTGCTGGAACAGTGCGCATGCATATTGCCTAATAGAGTCAAACTATGAGGTGTTGAGCTGATAATaagcatttatttttttatcctaTACACTGAACTATGTGATACCCATTTTATTACTAGTTTTTCAGGGTTTATTTCATATGTGATGCTGTTTGTCCATTCTCCGTGAATCATTGACTTTTCATTCATTGCTGACATAAGTtgcattaaatgcattcttcttGTACAAAAATTTTGTGTAGTTGAGGGACATGTCTGCAAAAGTGCCTCAAGGGGCTTCCTCCTGCAGAACTTCGGATCCATTTTCAGAGAACAACTCCAATTCCCTGAGCATTTCTTCTTCCTGGAGCCAATTAACCAGCTAAGCTCCAATGAGCTTGGGAGGTGTTCTGCACATAGTTGTAGAGGATGTCTGACATTAAGTAGATTTAGACACTAACTCAAGCCACTTGGCAGTCTTCTGGACAAATTCACTTCAGGTATATTTACACATGCCTTTAAGGAGCTACTATTACGTGCTTTCTCAGACATTACCTTTATGTGATTTCTTTACTGAAGAATGTGGAAAGGATTACATGATCGGAAAATTGTTTCCAGATTTAAACTAAAATGCCATCACAAAATACTTTGCTGTTGATTCAAAACATCATGTAGTGATTTCTGTTTTTTGGTGAAGAGGGGTTGGCAATGCATTCTTAATGTATTAAACAGTTGATGCTTAACCAATTGCTCCTGGTAAGATGTTTTTgttctttcaaaatttcaataAGATATTGGTTATCTCCAGCTGCCATACAAGAAATCTGGGCCAAGGCATTTTGTGCTTTAGGAAGTCTAGTTAAGCAACCTATATGACAGCCACTGCAGTCTAGTTTTTGACTGTTAAGGAATTTACCAACTAGAGTACATGGAGGACATCACTGAAAAGCAATGGCATCTTTGTCTCTGGATAGCTGTTGCTGTATCTTAGTTAATGATTTGGAAATACTTTTTAACTTTCTCGTGGTTGTAGGTGGTAGTCATTCTAGTACGAATCTTTTATGATTTAACTTGTCTGTGTAGGTGATGTGCACATAGATACATATACACACACTAGATGTATGAGAGACTGGCTATGCTTGGTTTTTTGTTTAGCATCTAAGGTTTCGGATCCaatcaaaaggaagaaaaggtcTCTCTTCAATCAACTCCAGGCTGTGGAAATGGTTAAcccaaaatatcaaaaatattttgtttaacctttgtgtgtgtgtgtatatatatatatgtcaatAAGCTACTACACAAGCATATGATGATCAATCTCTACTCTGTGGAAGTCATTTTCTACTAGGAGAAGAGATCAATATTGGTCGCACACAAAAATGTCAATCTTACAACTCTTTTGCTCCTATTCTTCAGTTTTGGACTGTCTTCTCTGTCTATCTGTTGCAGCTTGAGACATTGACAACTAAGATCGATATCCGAGCAAATGATAAACTGATGCAGTAAGAGCAGCAAGACTTGGGTTGTACCAAATCTTCGGCTTTATAGCTACCCTTTTTCTGAGAGCtctttcacttttgttttgacaGTAATGAAATTCTGCTTCAGATGTGATGTACAGTCATTCTTGCCCGGTGTATAGTTAGCATTACGTGTAGAGGCGTTAGAATGTAGGCAAGGAAAAGAACGCTAAGATGCAGTTCAGCATTCTGCTGCGAAGCGTGATTTTTCTCATGGTGCTTCCATGCAATTTCGGTTTTTTCTTTTCAGGGTATTTTGAAATTTGATCCCTATTGTGATCAGCTCAAATTTGTTACGCCATACGGTCGCTCTATCCTCAGCTTCCTCTTCTCTTTCAATTTGTCACTTTGCGCCAGAATTTGCcaagcaagtttttttttttttaaatcttgattttacaGTTAAAGTTGGCCGGTTGGAAATTCCTACAGTTCTTACTTTGTTATATGAGTAAATCTTGTATacactgatagtatatacactatcgtAGTTGTATGCATGACATATgagcaaaatttaaattttaaatttaaattcagatgAGTTGTCAAACATCTAATTTTCACTTCaacaacttttttttaaaattttaaattccctacataaacagaaaaaaaaaaaaaaaatctaaaggaGGTTACTACCGATTGCACTCATATACCATCGCGGAAACGAAGAATAAGCTGGTTTTAAGGTGAATCAATAAATGCCTTTCCTCTTGTAAATTTGAAGATTTTGCtccttattttttattttccaaaattaatcTTCCTGGATCAGGTATGATGTAACTACCACAGCTAATATGAAGGATTGCCTTCATCGCCTGCTTATAGTTTAGTTTGTTGGCTTTTGCACTTTGCCAATTTTCTTGTGATGACCGTTTTTCCAGAatgttggaaaaataaaaaagagaaacaacaaCTTTTGAATACAAAATATGCTGCGGTAGTTACATGACCAAATGTTTTTTGATCCATCAATAATGTTAATAATAATGTCAACTGAGACAACTCTAATTGCTGGCATTCAACTTAATAGCAAAAGGACGTACTACAGACCCTACCCACAAACTACCACCACTCTCTTCATCTACGTCACTAATGTACTTCAACGTCTCCCCTTCTGAACTCTCTATCGTTTCCAATGTGTCGCCATTCTCACTCAGTCTAATTGCAAAAGCGTACGCATCATCGGGATTACCAAAAAGCGAGTCCAGTTTAGTAAAATCAAAATGGATTCTGGCTAGGAAATTTCCTAACCGAGGACGTGAAAGAATCCAATTGAATAAACCACCCTTTTCTGAATTAGCCGCCACCCAAAATTCTCCGTTTTGGTTCCTTTTGATGTTGTCCGGCCTTCCCGGAAGATTTGCAAAGACTTCAACCTTCCCGAGCTTTGATGATGGCTCAAGCCAATATCTTAGTATTCTGCTATTTGTGGTCTCGGCGACAAGAAGGAAATCGCCATTTTTGCTCAGCGCAACTCCATTTGGAAACATGAGGTTGTGCAGGAGAACTGTTACTTCATTGTTTCTTGGATCAAACTTCAATAGCCTTCCTGAATTGTCACCGCTAAACATCACATTGgcaaattccctgaaattttggaccaaatcagtgccatatatatatatatatatatgtaattatgAAGGAAGAAAGCACGTGTATGAGATAAAAGTTCAAGCATTGGACAATACTAAAAAAGCAAAATCACACTCTTTTGAGTTATTAAGTTTACCTTCTTTCAAATCTTGTACTGGTATCAGTAAAATAGATTGCTCCACTATCTTGATCAATAACTAAATCATTGAGGAATTTAAAAGGAAAACCATGGACTTCCTGCACCACTGGTGTGGCCAATCCACCTTTGGAACCCACTGCTAAGAGCCCCATATATGCATCCGCAATATAAAGGTCACCAGTCTTGTGATCGAAACTTAGGCCTAGTGGCCTTCCGCATCTAGCCTCCGTGTTGACATGATCTTCTGAACCTTCACATCCGTCTCTGTGtgtaaaaaaaagtttcaacaaAATCTATTTGGATAGAGTtgtatttgcaaaaaaaaaaaaaaaaaaaaaatcgattgAATCATAAATAtgcttttttaatatttaatattttattttttattttttaataactttttttattatatatatatatatatatatatatatatatatatatatatatatatatatatatcacgtTACAAAAAAGTGATAtaacttttttcaaaatattattcGAAATAATCTCCTATTTGAACATGACAACTGATTAATATCTCTATTGCATGCTTTCAAAATAGATACGATTGCCTTAATTAATCGGAGGATTATTTGTGGCTTGTCTTCTAGAGGACAAAAGCATGcctcaaaattcttatcttATTTGTAGATAATTAGTAGCTACTACGTACGATTTCAAATCATacgaacattttttttttttttttttacaatttcgcTAATTTTACAACAAAAACAGAAGAACGATGACAGACGTGCGAAAAGTTAATCATAATCTACATAATCTGAAACCCTTAACCAGTAATTTCTCTAtgaaataatccaaaaaaaatttcataatgTGATGACAAATAGtaattttggtgaaaaaataataataacaacaataatGACCTTTCGTACTTAATCACAATAGCTACAAGAATATGCATGGTCACATACACGTAACAAGAACAGTACAGACAGTCCACATAAATAGTTAGAACAAACACaaatttttcacaaataataGTTGTAAGAACATTAATTGTAACCTGAAAGGAGTTGTTGTTGCGAAATTTATCCACCGACTCTGGTTCCGATCCCACTTGATAATCCGGCCATCAGAAACGCCGGTATAGGGACCATCACCATGACGATCGAAAGCAAGGCTCTCTGGTCCGGATGCACCAGAGATTGGAAACGGTTCATGAGACCATTTACGCTGAGAAATAGGATGTCTTGGTTCATAACCAGAATGGACTGTTCCAAGAGAACCAACGAAAATTAGAATGGTTGTTAGAAGTAagattgaagaagaaaaaaagggctTAGAAGAGATCATGATGGCTATGGAGGGAGAAACAAGAAATTACTAAAGGCTAAATAATTTCAGAGAGTACGAGTTTACGAGGGTATTATATAGACAATGTGATGATCAGAGTAGGGTGTCAATTGTAATCCCTTTTCGATTTTTGTTGGAACTGTAATTGGTTTGGTTATAGGAGTTCATATCAAAGTTGGTTCCATGGGAGTTTAGGTGTTTTCAAGTTTCATGAGCACAAGGTTATTACTTATTATACGGACAAGCTAGGTGACTATGTAATCCTATTGGGTTTTGTGTTATTTAACTGGTCAAGGTTTAGAACTAAAATTCGTTTGGAATTCGATTCGAACTAAAATTCAATTCGAACTAAAACTCGTTTGGAATTCGATTCTTCAGCAATTTACCCTTGAGAACTTTAGTTTAtttccttccaaaaaaaaaaaaaaacactttagTTTATTAAGGAATAATCCTTCAAGTCCTGCCGTGCATAGTTATTATGTATTAACCCAGTCCGGATCAGCTTGGCAAGGCCACAGGTTTAATAGGTTAGCGGGTTAGTTGCGGGTTGCCAGTTGAACAGGTGTtacataatataataatatttttgaatatttgaaaataatatctatactatatatacagggataatttcagaaacctcccttgagatttctaACAATATCGCTAGCCTCCCTTGAAGTTtgcaaaattacacaaacttCTCCTGAGATTaaggttttgataacaaaattagtctaattagaaaaagtaacattaaaaaagtactttaagaaaagagatgaaacttttattcCATAAATACCCCTAATGcatgtatataagttgtattagtaaaagaacaaaaataattaaaaattagaaataattaatacacacatttcataatttaaaaagtttacatttaataaattagacAATACAAATAAGCGACAAAGTTGCACCTGAGTAAGGAGTTTGACATTGAGGTTAACATTTATCGTCACTTTATGAACTTTCTTTTTTGCTCttacaaaaactatttttacttTAACTACCTATAACTATCCATGACTATTTTAACTTTTAACTATTTAAGTGTATGTCTTCTTCAATGTAACTACTCCTAAACATTACAACTAtcaatataaaattattttatgaaaaggatttaaaaatttaaagttTGCTTCAGTAATAAAaagtttatttaaaatatataaccataagtattatatattttttaattgtaCACACATTTGGTGTGCATTGAGCATTAGTAAGAATTAAATTGGTTGTTGAATCCATCagttttctttgaattttacTCGAATTAAAACATCATGTCATTAACTAGTCAATAGACTACTTCGTTATTATTATCCAATCTAACGATCAACCCAAATTGTCCAGATGGTTAGTTGAACTGTTGATCCGGCCGATTAATAACTATGCGAATTAAACCGACAAGTCATTGACCGATCAGCGGTCTAACTACCAACCCAACCCATCTAGATCAAGATGGTCGGTTAAACCGTTGGCCCGGCCGAGTAATAACTATGCTCTTATGGTCACATACCATCATCTTGTGTAGAATATGCTGGCCTTTGCTCTTTGGATCTTTCATTCTTTAGTTGTCGTTACTCTTTTTGCACAATTTacagggggagggggagggggaagttGACAACTGAAACAAACAAATCAGACAGATTCCATATTGAATTGACGAAAGCCATAAACTTGAATTAAAAAAGTTGACCTCCAGCCCCTAATCCACCAGGGGGAATAGCGAAGGAGGAAGGAGctgaaggattcatactttcATTCCCTACACAGAAAGTTGCAGCTTATACCCCAGTAAACTAAATGCTGTTTATTTGACCATTTTGATCCAAAGTAGACATTGGTTTCTTTCCAGGGGGATAGCATTGGCATCTTTTTAACACATCCAAGACAGCTGAGGGGTAACAGGTTATTTACTACATTACGGGATAGATAACCAACATAATTTGAGCAAAGCTAAAAGAGACTTTCTGGGACAAATGTTAGACTGGTCTCCCACCTTTAATGGCAAGAAACCCATCTCGTCTAATCTTCTTCCTCCCCCTCCTTGCTCAATTCGGCTTGGCCATCCATGGTTTGGTGGATAATTTCTTGAGCTTCTGTGAGTAGAGACTCTTTTTCATCCGCAGCATACAAAATCTTCTTAACTGCAACAGCGATCTGCAAAAGATTTAAGAGAAAGCGATGAATAAAATTCATTTTGCTAATGATATGCATTTGTAACAAAGTACAAATCGAGGCACCATGATGAATATATCTAACTCAGGAAAGCTGGGAAACTGGAACAGGTTCTGACGAAAGTTTAGATATTTTGACAGGGGTACAGATTACATTATGGCGTAAGACGGGTTTGAAGAAACACCACAGAGACAAGCAATAGCAATAGACAAGGATTCAGGGGACCTTTGAGGAAATCATACTGGGATATTTTCTAATTCAGGACTCTGACAGAGTATCTCAATATCCCGTAACTTCCCAAAATAgaaatctctttctttttccaaaaGGTCAACTGACAGCTTCAGATCTGTAATCTGCATGAGCATGTAATGAAACCAATTAGTACAAGACATTCAAAGACTGGAAAAACATGTTTATTTTTGCACAACATTTCAGAAGAAAAGCATCATCAGCAGAGTGAGTAAATAGATTTGCAGAGTCATAGCAATCATCTATTTATCATTATGATTCAACATAAACTCGATTTTAAATTCTTGACAACCTTAAATAGATGCGATAGATGCTACTCATTTACTCTTGTTTGCATGTGTTTAACTAGCAGTGATGCAAGTACAACTTAGATTAGATATATTGACAGCTAAAAGATGTTTTAAGAATGTAATTCGAGATAGATATGACCTAAGTACCTCCTTTGTCAATGCCTGAATCTCCACTGAGGAATTAACCCCACTAGATACTGGGCATTGCCTTCCTAACTTGGTCCCTTCATTAACACAAAGCGAACAAGAATCTTAAGCTCGGAGAATGGTGAAACACAAATAGTAAAGAAGAAGATGTGATTTTTCCCTACCTGCAACCTTGTTGATGCCCAACCCATCCCCGATGGCATGGTCATGCGTGTTGCTTGTTTGCAGAGACTTTGAGCTCTTCTGGGTCCTTACAAATCGTTCCTTCCCACCTTTACTTCTGCGCTCCACAGGGTTATAATTCCTGGATGACTCAAGAATATGCAAGAGACAAATATAAGGAAGCTGGTGTCAATGATTTAACATGTCTAAGCATATTAGAAGTACTGTACTCATTCATGATGCCACCATTGATGGAATCACAATAACGTTTAAGCCATTGCAAAAACTCCAGGTTGTCCAAAGTTCTACCCTTGACAAGTCTGTTGACTTCAATATGCTGCAAACGTGAATAGAATTATCAATGTTCGATACCAGGTCAGCAACAAGTCAGTACACATAGTCTATAGAAACGCATGGCTTGATGTTCAATGACAATGAGTAGTTAATAGAATTTGCCCAAGCCAAAATGATGAGAATGAAATATTAATGGCACTTATCCACCATTGTTGTTTTCACAAGAAGGAATCTAACTTGAACAGAAAAGAAATTGCAACGGTGCAGAAATTTCCAACTGGAAGCTGCATATTAGAATGGGCACAATCTATCCCTACAATATCCAAAACAGCCCTGCTTTcttccaagaaaagaagaacaaaaggaaaaaaggaaaaggagccTAACAATGCAAGAGCTTATAGCAAGTAGAAAGCACCCCATACAGATGGGTACTTTAACAACCTGCATCTTTCTTCTTATGCTTAACAAGTATTAATTGAATTTCTTACATACATCACTTGCATAACTCAAGTTGCTCAACTTGCAGTATGGTTTTTAGTAAACAAATAGGTACTTCAGCAACCTGCAGTTGTTATTTCTTCCGCTTAACAAGTATTGATTAAATTTATCATATCACTTGCATAACTCAAGTTCCACAACGTGCAGCATGTCAAACATACAATTCTACTGAAGGAGACTATTTCATTTACTTGAGCTAAGTTATAACTGATTCTTAAGTCTAATGCTGACTAAAGGATCGTATGAACAAAGAACCCAACTAAGAAGAAAAAGGTAGCAGAATAATGTCTTAATGGCCAGTAAGAAACTATTGAGTTCTTAGGTCAACATGAACATGGAAGCAAAGTTCTGAAGCATAACTTAAATGCTTCAAAATGGGTCATAGAAAAGATTTACCTTGTCAATTTTCAGTTTATTGAATACATCTTGCAGCACCTtgtaattttgaataaaatcatATTCTGTCTTTGCGTCAAAATTCACCTATGTAAAAATATCTGTCAACAATTCTACAAGTGCACAAAATGGTCTAGATGTAAGaggaaaaactaaaagaaatgcaTGAAGATGCCAGATTTGACAGGACAAACATGTTACCTTGTGCATTGGAACCACTCCTGGATAAGTCATGTCCATCATCTGGCATTGGACAGCTCCCGATGCAGCCTagcaaaagaaattgaaatctaaaacTATGCATCATTGCAAGAAGGTGTCTTGCATACCTGATGACTATTGAGCATGCAAATG encodes:
- the LOC113741096 gene encoding protein STRICTOSIDINE SYNTHASE-LIKE 10, producing MGFLPLKVGDQSNICPRKSLLALLKLWNESMNPSAPSSFAIPPGGLGAGVHSGYEPRHPISQRKWSHEPFPISGASGPESLAFDRHGDGPYTGVSDGRIIKWDRNQSRWINFATTTPFRDGCEGSEDHVNTEARCGRPLGLSFDHKTGDLYIADAYMGLLAVGSKGGLATPVVQEVHGFPFKFLNDLVIDQDSGAIYFTDTSTRFERREFANVMFSGDNSGRLLKFDPRNNEVTVLLHNLMFPNGVALSKNGDFLLVAETTNSRILRYWLEPSSKLGKVEVFANLPGRPDNIKRNQNGEFWVAANSEKGGLFNWILSRPRLGNFLARIHFDFTKLDSLFGNPDDAYAFAIRLSENGDTLETIESSEGETLKYISDVDEESGGSLWVGSVVRPFAIKLNASN
- the LOC113741598 gene encoding microtubule-associated protein RP/EB family member 1B isoform X1; this encodes MATNIGMMDSAYFVGRNEILAWINARLQLNLSRIEEAASGAVQCQMMDMTYPGVVPMHKVNFDAKTEYDFIQNYKVLQDVFNKLKIDKHIEVNRLVKGRTLDNLEFLQWLKRYCDSINGGIMNENYNPVERRSKGGKERFVRTQKSSKSLQTSNTHDHAIGDGLGINKVAGTKLGRQCPVSSGVNSSVEIQALTKEITDLKLSVDLLEKERDFYFGKLRDIEILCQSPELENIPIAVAVKKILYAADEKESLLTEAQEIIHQTMDGQAELSKEGEEED
- the LOC113741598 gene encoding microtubule-associated protein RP/EB family member 1B isoform X2, whose translation is MATNIGMMDSAYFVGRNEILAWINARLQLNLSRIEEAASGAVQCQMMDMTYPGVVPMHKVNFDAKTEYDFIQNYKVLQDVFNKLKIDKHIEVNRLVKGRTLDNLEFLQWLKRYCDSINGGIMNENYNPVERRSKGGKERFVRTQKSSKSLQTSNTHDHAIGDGLGINKVAGTKLGRQCPVSSGVNSSVEIQALTKEITDLKLSVDLLEKERDFYFGKLRDIEILCQSPELENIPV